Genomic segment of Candidatus Aminicenantes bacterium:
GGGCGCAAAAACGTCTTTCTGGTCAGCCTGGGCGGGGCCGCGGCCTGCCTGTTCCTGATCGGGCTCTCGCCCCATCGGACGCCGGCCGTGCTCGGCCTCATCGGCTTCGGCGGCTTCCTGCTGATGACCTACCCGTCACTTCACACGTTCGTCGGCTCGACTGTGCCCGCCGCCGGGCAGACCCAGGCCTTCAGCTGGGTCTCGAACATCCAGCTCATCTCGGGCGCCCTCGTCTCGCTCGTCTCGGGATTTCTCTCGGACGCGCTGGGCATCCATTTCCCGTTCCTGCTGACGGGTGTTCTAACGATCGGAATCCTGCTTTTCTATCTCCCCCGCGGCGCCGAATTCTTCGGCGCCCAATAAATAGGGGGACAGTATACGTAATCCCCTATTTAATTATTTATGCTCAAGTATTCCATCGGGGCAATCGGCTTTGATGCAACGCTAAGTCGCCAGAAATAATTAGGATCATCTCCAATCTCCGGGAGACATAAGCGGTTCGGAGTGTCGGCCAACGGCGAAACCGCGAGGGGACCCAACGGGCGCCGAGGGCTGTTTGAGCACGCGACAATCTAACGAAATAGAAACGGAGTGGGTGGTCGCAATATCCGGGAGATCTTGAATGCGGAGTTTCGCCCTCGCGGGGACCGTCGAAGCGACGTCCCGACGAGGACTGCGAAGCGCTGAGGCGCCGAGCGGATTAGCGTAAAAAGGAGTGGTGAACCCGCGCCGTCCTCGCGAGAACCGTTGAAGCAACTGTCCTGGCGAGGACTATCAAAGCGTTGCCGGGGCGACACTTCGGACCGTGTTTCCCGGGGATTGGAGATGAACCAATAATTAGGGGGTTACGTATGGTGTCCCCCTATTCTTCCTATTCATTAATCGTGCGGGTGGCGATGACGTCGACGCCCGAGCCGAGGACATCGGAGATCAGAACTTGGCCGCGCCGCACAGGAGGCTCGGGCCGGAGGCCGGAGATGGCGTCCAGGATCGGAAAGATCCGGTCGCGCGGGACGGGTCCGCTCAACCGGACCGAGACCATCCGGGTCGCGTTTCCCTTCACGGGGACGGACGTGGCCAGATTCCGGCGTGGATCGCGGATCTCATTTTGGGCAAATTCGACACCCTTCTCACATTCGTTGCCGCGGATCTCGAGCCGGCCGTCCGCCTCCCCGACCTCCAGCTCGCAGCCGGCCGGGCACTGGATGCAGGTCATCTTGTCAATCATGTCCGCCGACCTCGATGTCCTCCTCGATGGGGCCCTTGAGGAGGATCGTCTGCATTTCCGAAGGAATCGCGCGGGCGAGCCGCCGCCCGCCGCAGCGCCGGCCGGTCTCGACTCCGCGGGCTTCCACTTTTAGGCCGCGGACCGGGCGGGCGACGCGGAAATGGACCGTCACATCCCGCGCGCCGCGGTGGACGGCTTGGGGGAGGGCATAGCGGAGATACCCGGCGGCCGAAACCCGTACGGTCTCCGCCAAGGAACGCAGGCCCAGGACGTATTCGGCCGCGCGCCGCCCGGCCGCCAGCCCCTCGGCCGCCGCCCAATCAGCGATGTCGTGGATATGGAGCACATTGCCGCAGGAGAAGATGCCCTCCACCCCGGTCATGAACGTCTCGTCAACGACCGCCCCGCCCGTAAGCGGCGACAGCGCGATCCCGGCCCGCTTGGCCAGCTCGTTCTCCGGGATCAGCCCGACCGAAAGGAGCAGCGTGTCGCAGGGGACGATCTCTTCCGTCCCAGCCACGGGCATGAGCCTCTCGTCGACCCTGGCTGTAACGACGGCCGAGAGCCGCTCCCGGCCCCGGATCTCGACCACCGTCCGCGACAGCTCCAGGGGGATGCCGAAGTCCTTGAGGCATTGGCGGATGTTGCGCTCCAGCCCGCCGGGCCAGGGCATGATCTCGAACACGCCCTTGACTTTGATGCCCTCAAAGGTCAGCCGGCGGGCCATGATCAGCCCGATGTCGCCCGAGCCGAGAATGACCGCCTCACGTCCGATCCGGATGTTCTGGAGGTTGACCAGGGCCTGGGCGCTTCCCGCCGTCAGAACACCGGCCGGCCGCATACCGGGGATCTCGATCATATCCCGCGTCCGCTCGCGGCAGCCCATGGCCAGGACCACCGCCCCGGCCCGGATCAGCCGGTAGCCGTCCGGCGCATTGAGGCGCAGGAGCCGGTCGGGACCGAGGTCGAGGACCATCGCCCCGGTTTGAACGGCGATGCCCTCGCGCTCGACATCCTCGGCCAGGCGCTCGGCGAATTCGGGACCGGAGATCGACTTCTTATACAGAAAAAGTCCGAAGCCGTCGTGGACGCATTGATTGAGGATGCCGCCCAGGTTCCGGTCCCGCTCGACGAGCAGGACGTCCGCCGCCCCGGCCCGCTTGGCGCCCAGCGCCGCCGTCATGCCGGCCGGTCCGCCGCCGATAACGACGACGTCCCTCTTTTCAACGGCGGGAAGCATCCCGGCGTTCACGGCTTGATCCTCCCAAAAAACATCCGCGATTCCCCACCGCGCTTGCTGATCCTGTCCAGGGGCACCCCTTCCTTCTGCAATATTTCGACAATCCGGGGCCCGCAGAATCCGCCCTGGCAGCGGCCCATGCCGCAGCGTGTCCGCCGCTTGAGGCCGTCCATAGTCCGGACGCCGAAGGGGTTGCGAAGCGCAGCCTCGACCTCGGCCCGGGTCACGTGCTCGCAGCGGCAGACCATCTCGCCCCATTTCGGATCGGCCGCTGCGTGCGCCGCCCGCTCGGCGTCGTCCAGGCGCGAGAAATCGGGAGGGGCGGGCCGGTCCGGCTTGAAGTCGGACTTTTCGGCGAGGTCCCTGTGCGCCCCGATCATCTCGACGACCCGACGGGCGATGGCCGGGGCTGCCGTCAGCCCGGGCGACTCGATGCCTAGAAGGTTGATCCACCCGGGCCGCCGCCCGCTCTCCTCAATGACGAAATCCGCCATCAGCGACGCGCCGCCCGGGGCGATCAGCTTGGGCCGCAGGCCGGCATAGCTGTGAATGAACGGGAAGCGCCGCAGGCTCGGAACAAGATCGAACGCCTCGGCCTTGAGCTTGTCCATGACGGCCCGGGTGGAGGCGGTGTCGCGCTTGTCGCCGACGGCCTCCGAGCTTGGGCCGAGCAGGACGTTGCCTTCCAGCGTCGGCGTGATGTGAACGCCCAGGTAGGAATCGTCCCGCGGCGGGACCGGATAGACGGGCATCGACAGCGCCGCTCCCGCCTCCCTGTCGGCGATGAGGTACTCTCCCCGGAAGGGAAAGACGCAGTAGCCTTCGATCCCGGCCAGGGCGGCGACTTCGTCGGCGAACAGCCCGGCCGCGTTGACCACCCGGCGCGCGGTCACGACGTCGCGCGGCGTCGTCAGCCGGAATCCGTCCGTCCGGCAGCCGACCGACGTCACCGGCGCATCCAGGGCCACCGCGGCCCCGTTGGCGACGGCGCTCTCGGCCAGCGCGATCGTCAGTTCGTAGGGCGAGATGATCCCGGTACGGGCCGACAGCAGGGCTCGCAGGCCTCGCACGCCCGGCGCCAGCCGCTCGATGCCGGCCCGGTCGACGATCTCCAGCCCCGGGACGCCGCTCCTCTCGCCCTGGGCCAGAAGCTCCCCGAGCCGCGGAAAATCGCCCTCGGATAGGGCGACCACGAGCTTGCCGGTCAGGCGATGGGGCACGCCAAGCCGGGCCGCCAGACCGTAGATCAGCCCTAGGCCCTCGACATTTAAACGGGCCTTGAGCGAACCCGGCGGGACATTGAATCCGGCGTGGATGACCCCGCTGTTGGCCTTGCTGATCCCCTCGGCCAGGTCGGACTCTTTCTCCAAAAGGCAGATCCGCAGGTCGAAGCGTGAGAGCTCCCGCAGGACGGCGCAGCCGACCACCCCGCCGCCGATGACGGCCACGTCGTAGATGGCGCCGTCGAACGGATCAGGCGACGGGGAGGGAGGTTTCGTTTCGTGCATGGGGCTGCGAAGGGGGAAATCATATCAGATCGATCCGGGGCCGCCAACCGAAGGCGGCGGCTGGATCGATCAAGCCTTAACGGGGCCTTTCCGCTTGAGGAGCCCGGCGCCGAGTCCTGCGGCGATCGCCAGCGGGAAGAAGGCCAGGCCGAAGAAGACATACGCGTCGCGGGCGTAGATCAGGATCAAGTAGGCGTAGATCCAAGCCCCCAGAACAAGCAGCCAGCCCCGGCGGCCCAACAGTCGGAATCCGGCCGTGATCAGGCCGCCGGCGACGAACGCAACCAGCGCCGCTTGGAGATCCTTGGTCGTCGCCAGGACGGCTCCCGCCCAGGCCAGGGGGACGAGAATCCAGATCTTTTTCCGCGGCCGGGTCAGAATAACGCCCGCAGCCAGCAAACCGATCAAGACGAACCCGGCGTGGGCGGCGGCTGTTCCCGCCTTGGCGAACGGCGGCCGGCCTTCGGCCAGGTTCCCGATCGTATTCATCATCCTCTTTTCCATAAAGAAATACACCGGGTCGAGAATGATCGTCATGGGAATCTTGGCCCAGATCTTGACCGGCCCGGCCGCCATGCTCCTGATCAGCACACGCGTTCCCCCGATTCCCTCCGCCTCCATGACGAAGGGACCCCAGCCGGGGTTCAGAAAGAACACCCGGCCCGGCTCCAGGATGTCGAAGGCCCAGCCGTTGGCGCCGGCTTTAAGCGCACCGAATTGAAGCGACCGAACAAATTCGCGGTCGGGA
This window contains:
- a CDS encoding NAD(P)/FAD-dependent oxidoreductase yields the protein MNAGMLPAVEKRDVVVIGGGPAGMTAALGAKRAGAADVLLVERDRNLGGILNQCVHDGFGLFLYKKSISGPEFAERLAEDVEREGIAVQTGAMVLDLGPDRLLRLNAPDGYRLIRAGAVVLAMGCRERTRDMIEIPGMRPAGVLTAGSAQALVNLQNIRIGREAVILGSGDIGLIMARRLTFEGIKVKGVFEIMPWPGGLERNIRQCLKDFGIPLELSRTVVEIRGRERLSAVVTARVDERLMPVAGTEEIVPCDTLLLSVGLIPENELAKRAGIALSPLTGGAVVDETFMTGVEGIFSCGNVLHIHDIADWAAAEGLAAGRRAAEYVLGLRSLAETVRVSAAGYLRYALPQAVHRGARDVTVHFRVARPVRGLKVEARGVETGRRCGGRRLARAIPSEMQTILLKGPIEEDIEVGGHD
- a CDS encoding DUF1667 domain-containing protein, translated to MIDKMTCIQCPAGCELEVGEADGRLEIRGNECEKGVEFAQNEIRDPRRNLATSVPVKGNATRMVSVRLSGPVPRDRIFPILDAISGLRPEPPVRRGQVLISDVLGSGVDVIATRTINE
- a CDS encoding NAD(P)/FAD-dependent oxidoreductase translates to MHETKPPSPSPDPFDGAIYDVAVIGGGVVGCAVLRELSRFDLRICLLEKESDLAEGISKANSGVIHAGFNVPPGSLKARLNVEGLGLIYGLAARLGVPHRLTGKLVVALSEGDFPRLGELLAQGERSGVPGLEIVDRAGIERLAPGVRGLRALLSARTGIISPYELTIALAESAVANGAAVALDAPVTSVGCRTDGFRLTTPRDVVTARRVVNAAGLFADEVAALAGIEGYCVFPFRGEYLIADREAGAALSMPVYPVPPRDDSYLGVHITPTLEGNVLLGPSSEAVGDKRDTASTRAVMDKLKAEAFDLVPSLRRFPFIHSYAGLRPKLIAPGGASLMADFVIEESGRRPGWINLLGIESPGLTAAPAIARRVVEMIGAHRDLAEKSDFKPDRPAPPDFSRLDDAERAAHAAADPKWGEMVCRCEHVTRAEVEAALRNPFGVRTMDGLKRRTRCGMGRCQGGFCGPRIVEILQKEGVPLDRISKRGGESRMFFGRIKP